Proteins from a genomic interval of Rosa chinensis cultivar Old Blush chromosome 2, RchiOBHm-V2, whole genome shotgun sequence:
- the LOC121051173 gene encoding uncharacterized protein LOC121051173: protein MTFEQRTRLSLKKILEEEKEVLLAKERTAWEEERDRKLAEERAYWTERIAKLEVKVDGKELPVESPKPITAVNELGSGQGSCSRHGEKAAEKAAHDNIEAEVKGVKKKLVLRDEVSIEVEEEIVQPSDERVRLNPILEEEVREDVIVLEAPVHGEEEQLGETKYKLAIDTVENMVAIGTVISVDLETKQQTIHGVPLGEENLRVSITETIVPEALLPFPIKDEIVKVKDAIGTCVAWPRNLVIAPAPGGKKKPKRKIPNRPQKDMFDDKEDLQILPSNLPAPLKDLCIWANIGLRNGATIHATFGPELFGHPHKAFVFRKDIYAMTHLLEISGSCIVFYMSYLQGVLKKAKMNDMVAFVDPAHTGASGCGNPTERARLVSNRFINGKSGQIYLVPYNSGSEETIHFMDPLKRRLIADEWKTILDNSIKIYNAHKNKKGKKTIQWKNLAGIPEQKDSKTCGYWIMRYMKEIVEDKNLEFAAKWERRTNLVYTEKDIDQVRAEWAKHVIMFPDM from the exons ATGACTTTTGAACAGAGGACTAGGTTATCGCTGAAGAAGATActagaggaggagaaggaagttTTGTTAGCTAAGGAAAGAACTGCATGGGAGGAGGAGAGGGATAGAAAACTTGCTGAGGAGAGAGCTTATTGGACTGAGAGGATTGCGAAGCTAGAAGTGAAGGTCGATGGGAAGGAGCTGCCTGTTGAGTCCCCCAAACCTATCACAGCAGTTAATGAGCTTGGTTCAGGACAAGGGAGTTGTTCTCGCCATGGGGAGAAGGCTGCGGAGAAGGCTGCACATGATAATATTGAAGCTGAGGTGAAGggtgtgaagaagaagttggttttaAGAGATGAAGTGAGCATCGAGGTTGAAGAGGAAATTGTGCAGCCCAGTGATGAGAGGGTACGGTTAAACCCGATATTGGAAGAGGAAGTTAGAGAAGATGTCATTGTACTAGAGGCACCAGTACATGGTGAAGAG GAACAATTAGGTGAGACCAAGTATAAACTGGCCATTGACACGGTGGAAAACATGGTGGCTATTGGAACTGTCATCAGTGTCGACCTTGAGACCAAACAGCAAACCATCCATGGTGTTCCACTTGGAGAGGAGAATTTGCGTGTCTCTATCACAGAAACTATTGTTCCTGAAGCTTTGCTGCCATTTCCCATAAAAGATGAGATAGTGAAGGTCAAGGATGCCATTGGGACTTGTGTCGCTTGGCCGAGGAACCTTGTTATTGCCCCTGCACCTGGTGGGAAG AAAAAACCAAAGCGTAAAATTCCTAATAGGCCACAGAAAGATATGTTTGATGATAAGGAAGACTTGCAAATCCTGCCATCGAATCTCCCTGCACCTTTAAAGGACTTATGCATTTGGGCAAACATTGGATTGCGGAATGGGGCAACCATCCACGCCACTTTTGGACCAGAACTTTTTGGTCATCCACATAAAGCCTTTGTCTTTAGAAAGGACATCTATGCTATGACACACTTATTGGAAATTTCAGGCAGCTGCATTGTTTTTTACATGAG CTACCTTCAAGGTGTGTTGAAGAAGGCTAAGATGAATGACATGGTCGCTTTTGTCGACCCTGCTCACACGGGTGCAAGTGGTTGTGGAAATCCAACCGAACGAGCTCGCTTAGTATCAAATCGGTTCATAAATGGGAAGTCTGGGCAAATTTATTTGGTCCCATATAATTCAGGCT CTGAAGAAACCATTCACTTCATGGATCCATTAAAGAGGCGACTCATCGCTGATGAATGGAAAACAATTCTGGACAA CTCCATTAAAATCTACAATGCACACAAGAATAAGAAAGGGAAGAAAACCATTCAATGGAAAAATCTTGCT ggcATTCCGGAGCAGAAAGATAGTAAGACTTGTGGGTATTGGATCATGCGGTACATGAAGGAGATAGTGGAAGATAAGAATTTGGAGTTTGCAGCTAAA tGGGAAAGAAGGACAAATCTGGTTTACACAGAAAAGGACATTGATCAAGTTCGGGCAGAATGGGCGAAGCATGTTATCATGTTTCCAGATATGTAG
- the LOC112183699 gene encoding uncharacterized protein LOC112183699: MDKSWMKADRRSLQFQLGLEEFLKFASDNARDINKICCPCLKCHNTDFGGIGLIKDHIFFNGIDVSYKHWKWHGEPSASALHALRGDSETVEMNLDLGIQAEAVGLEGSEDEEISEDSNEFMQFVEDGDKPLYPGCTKTTKLNGLIQTFNLKAKHGMTDACYSDMLIMIGLLLPEGNDLPGSTYEAKRTLSALGMGYEKIHACPNDCILYRLHHADATSCPTCGESRWKLGKDKSEKEGVPGKVLWYFLPIPRFKRMFQSKVSAKELTWHANDRKKDGMMRHPADSPTWKMIDTKWSDFGLESRNLRLALSSDGFNPHSSLSSKYSCWPVILITYNLPPWLCIKRKYMMLTMLISGPKQPGNDIDVYLQPLVDDLKVLWDGVERVYDAVRGEYFKLKAILLWTINDFPAYGNLSGSIVKGYNACPICVDQTRPYRLKHSKKMAFIRHRRWLPRHHPYRKQAAAFDNTIEEGEAPTPLTGEEMLTRVQGLNRPFGKKNPPPPYKGLEDENRPCWKKRSVFFELDYWEHLPVKHNLDVMHIEKNCCDAILGTLLNISGKTKDGAAARLDMVEMGIRSDLKPTTTAKRDKLPLGSWNLFLDERKIVCSSFFNMTVPVRFSSNVRNLVSMEDLRLAGLKSHDCHTIMQLLLPVALRSILEKPVRYAIIRFCLFFKAICSKVIDVSKLQQMQADLVDTVCLLEKFFPPSFFDIMIHLTVHLVREVELCGPSVTL, encoded by the exons ATGGATAAGTCATGGATGAAGGCTGATAGAAGATCACTACAGTTTCAGTTAGGACTTGAAGAATTTCTGAAATTTGCATCGGATAATGCAAGGGACATAAATAAAATATGTTGCCCTTGCTTGAAGTGCCATAACACTGATTTTGGTGGTATAGGGCTGATTAAGGACCATATATTTTTTAACGGTATTGATGTTAGTTATAAGCATTGGAAGTGGCATGGAGAACCATCTGCTTCTGCCTTGCATGCTCTTAGAGGGGATTCTGAAACAGTCGAAATGAATCTTGATTTAGGCATACAAGCAGAAGCTGTAGGGTTAGAGGGTAGTGAGGATGAGGAGATTTCGGAAGACTCGAACGAGTTTATGCAGTTTGTAGAAGATGGAGATAAGCCTCTATATCCTGGTTGTACCAAGACAACCAAGTTGAATGGTTTGATACAAACATTCAatctgaaagcaaagcatggcaTGACTGATGCGTGCTATTCAGATATGTTAATTATGATTGGCCTCTTGCTTCCAGAAGGAAATGATTTACCAGGGTCTACTTATGAGGCTAAAAGAACACTTTCCGCATTGGGGATGGGGTATGAAAAGATTCATGCTTGTCCAAATGACTGCATCTTGTACAGATTGCACCATGCTGATGCGACCAGTTGTCCAACTTGTGGTGAATCAAGGTGGAAACTTGGAAAGGACAAATCTGAGAAAGAAGGGGTTCCGGGGAAGGTATTGTGGTACTTCCTTCCGATCCCAAGGTTCAAACGGATGTTCCAATCGAAAGTGTCAGCTAAGGAGCTAACTTGGCATGCCAATGATCGAAAGAAAGATGGAATGATGAGGCATCCAGCCGATTCCCCAACTTGGAAAATGATTGACACAAAATGGTCAGACTTTGGTCTAGAAAGTAGGAACCTTAGATTAGCGCTTTCATCAGACGGGTTTAATCCACATAGTTCTCTAAGTAGCAAATACTCATGTTGGCCTGTTATACTTATCACCTATAACCTTCCTCCATGGTTATGCATAAAGAGGAAGTACATGATGTTGACTATGTTAATTTCTGGACCCAAACAACCCGGAAATGACATCGACGTCTATCTACAGCCATTAGTGGATGATTTGAAAGTGTTGTGGGATGGGGTTGAGAGAGTATATGATGCTGTAAGAGGAGAGTATTTTAAACTGAAGGCGATACTATTATGGACAATTAACGATTTTCCCGCGTATGGGAATTTATCGGGAAGCATTGTGAAAGGATACAATGCTTGTCCAATATGTGTTGATCAGACAAGACCCTATAGGTTGAAGCACTCTAAAAAAATGGCATTCATAAGGCATCGACGATGGCTGCCACGACATCATCCTTATAGAAAGCAAGCTGCTGCTTTCGACAACACCATAGAGGAGGGTGAAGCTCCTACACCATTAACTGGAGAGGAGATGTTGACCAGAGTTCAAGGTCTAAATCGACCATTTGGCAAGAAAAACCCTCCTCCCCCTTATAAGGGTCTTGAAGATGAAAACAGACCTTGCTGGAAAAAAAGGTCTGTTTTCTTCGAACTTGATTACTGGGAACATCTTCCGGTAAAACATAATCTTGATGTGATGCACATTGAGAAGAATTGTTGTGATGCTATTCTTGGTACGCTGTTGAACATTTCTGGAAAGACTAAGGATGGAGCTGCTGCTCGTTTAGACATGGTCGAAATGGGTATACGGTCTGATTTGAAGCCTACAACTACTGCAAAAAGGGACAAGTTGCCTTTGGGTAGTTGGAACTTGTTCCTAGATGAGAGAAAGATTGTTTGCAGTTCCTTTTTCAATATGACCGTTCCAGTTCGGTTTTCATCCAATGTACGAAATCTGGTGTCAATGGAGGATTTACGACTTGCTGGTCTTAAATCACATGATTGCCACACTATAATGCAACTTCTTCTCCCTGTTGCATTACGTTCAATTTTGGAGAAACCAGTTAGGTACGCAATTATTCGGTTTTGCCTATTCTTCAAAGCAATATGCAGTAAAGTGATCGACGTTTCAAAATTGCAACAAATGCAAGCAGACCTGGTCGATACAGTTTGCCTGCTTGAGAAGTTCTTTCCACCATCATTTTTTGACATAATGATTCACCTAACTGTCCATCTTGTTAGGGAAGTCGAGTTATGTGGTCCG AGTGTTACATTGTAG